From the genome of Helicobacter pylori, one region includes:
- the hisS gene encoding histidine--tRNA ligase, translating to MITPKVLSGFKDRLPKDAIQKAQLLAKVSVVFQSFGFVPIETPHLEYAQTLLPDASGDIQKEIYRFKDHGGRDVALRFDLTVPLARFVSLHHQTLGMPFKRYAIGNVFRGERAQKGRYREFTQCDFDFIGSESLVCDAEIIQVIIASLKALDLEDFCVSINHRKILNGICEYFGVSQVNEVLRIVDKLEKIGLNGVGEELKKECDLKPNIIKELLEMVQIKQNDLSHAEFFEKIAYLKDYNENLKKGIQDLERLYQLLGDLQISQNLYKIDFSIARGLGYYTGIVYETTLNGMKSLGSVCSGGRYDHLTKNFSQENLQGVGASIGIDRLIVALSEMQLLDERSTQAKVLIACMHEEYFSYANRLAESLRQSGIFSEVYPEAQKIKKPFSYANHKGHEFVAVIGEEEFKSETLSLKNMHSGMQLNCLSFLKALEIIGENDEDL from the coding sequence ATGATTACCCCTAAAGTGTTGAGCGGGTTTAAAGACCGCTTGCCTAAAGATGCGATACAAAAAGCCCAGTTGCTTGCGAAAGTTTCAGTCGTGTTTCAAAGTTTTGGTTTTGTGCCGATTGAAACCCCTCATTTGGAATACGCTCAAACGCTATTGCCTGATGCAAGCGGTGATATTCAAAAAGAAATCTATCGTTTTAAAGACCATGGGGGTAGGGATGTGGCTTTAAGGTTTGATTTGACCGTGCCGTTAGCCCGCTTTGTCTCTTTGCACCACCAAACGCTAGGCATGCCCTTTAAACGCTACGCTATAGGCAATGTCTTTAGGGGCGAAAGGGCGCAAAAAGGGCGTTATAGGGAATTTACGCAATGCGATTTTGATTTTATAGGGAGCGAAAGCTTGGTGTGCGATGCTGAGATCATTCAAGTGATTATCGCTTCCTTAAAAGCCTTGGATTTAGAAGATTTTTGCGTCTCTATCAATCACAGAAAAATTCTGAATGGAATATGCGAATATTTTGGCGTTTCTCAAGTGAATGAAGTGTTGCGCATTGTGGATAAATTGGAAAAAATTGGCTTGAATGGGGTTGGAGAAGAATTAAAAAAAGAGTGCGATTTAAAACCAAACATCATTAAAGAGCTTTTAGAAATGGTTCAAATCAAACAAAACGATTTAAGCCATGCGGAATTTTTTGAAAAAATCGCTTATTTGAAAGACTATAATGAAAATCTAAAAAAGGGCATACAGGATTTAGAAAGGCTATACCAGTTGCTAGGGGATTTACAAATTTCTCAAAACTTGTATAAAATTGATTTTTCTATCGCTAGGGGGTTAGGGTATTATACAGGGATTGTGTATGAAACCACGCTTAATGGCATGAAGTCTTTAGGGAGCGTGTGTTCAGGGGGCCGTTACGATCATTTGACTAAAAATTTTTCTCAAGAGAATTTACAAGGGGTAGGGGCTTCTATTGGGATTGACAGATTGATTGTGGCTTTGAGTGAAATGCAATTATTAGACGAGCGCTCCACCCAAGCTAAAGTCTTAATCGCTTGCATGCATGAAGAGTATTTTTCTTATGCAAACCGCTTAGCGGAGTCTTTAAGGCAAAGCGGGATTTTTAGCGAAGTCTATCCAGAAGCTCAAAAAATCAAAAAACCCTTTTCTTATGCTAACCATAAGGGGCATGAGTTTGTGGCTGTCATTGGCGAAGAAGAATTTAAAAGCGAAACTTTAAGCCTGAAAAACATGCATTCAGGCATGCAATTGAATTGTTTGAGTTTTTTAAAAGCCCTTGAAATCATTGGAGAAAACGATGAAGACTTATAA
- the waaF gene encoding lipopolysaccharide heptosyltransferase II yields MSVNAPKRMRILLRLPNWLGDGVMASSLFYTLKNHYPNAHFILVGPQITCELFKKDEKIESVFTDDTKKSFFRLLATYRLAQKIGRCDIAITLNNHFYSAFLLYATKTPVRIGFAQFFRSLFLSHAVIAAPKEYHQVEKYCFLFSQFLEKELDKKSVLPLKLAFNPPTHTPNTPKKIGFNPSASYGSAKRWPASYYAEVSAVLLEEGHEIYFFGAKEDAIVSEEILKFIKSLLKNPLLFNNAYNLCGKTSIEELIECIAILDLFITNDSGPMHVAASTQTPLIALFGPTDEKETRPYKAQKTIVLNHHLSCSPCKKRVCPLKNEKNHLCMKSITPLEVLKAAHTLLEKP; encoded by the coding sequence ATGAGCGTAAATGCACCCAAACGCATGCGTATTTTATTGCGTTTGCCTAATTGGTTAGGCGATGGGGTGATGGCAAGCTCGCTTTTTTACACCCTTAAAAACCACTACCCTAACGCGCATTTTATCTTAGTGGGCCCACAAATCACTTGCGAACTTTTCAAAAAAGATGAAAAAATAGAATCCGTTTTTACAGATGACACCAAAAAATCCTTTTTCAGGCTGCTAGCCACTTACAGACTCGCTCAAAAAATAGGGCGTTGCGATATAGCGATCACTTTAAACAACCATTTTTATTCCGCTTTTTTGCTCTATGCGACAAAAACGCCCGTTCGCATCGGTTTCGCTCAATTTTTTCGTTCTTTGTTTCTCAGCCATGCGGTAATTGCTGCCCCTAAAGAGTATCATCAAGTGGAAAAGTATTGCTTTTTATTTTCGCAATTTTTAGAAAAAGAATTGGATAAAAAAAGCGTTTTACCCTTAAAACTGGCCTTTAACCCCCCCACCCACACCCCAAACACCCCTAAAAAAATCGGCTTTAACCCTAGCGCAAGCTATGGGAGTGCTAAAAGATGGCCAGCTTCTTATTACGCTGAAGTTTCTGCTGTTTTATTAGAAGAAGGGCATGAAATTTATTTTTTTGGGGCTAAAGAAGACGCTATCGTTTCTGAAGAAATTTTAAAATTCATCAAAAGTTTATTAAAAAACCCCTTATTATTCAATAACGCTTACAATCTGTGCGGGAAAACAAGCATTGAAGAATTGATAGAGTGCATCGCTATTTTGGATTTATTCATCACTAACGATAGCGGTCCTATGCATGTGGCTGCTAGCACGCAAACCCCCTTAATCGCTCTTTTTGGTCCCACTGATGAAAAAGAGACTCGCCCCTATAAAGCTCAAAAAACGATCGTATTGAACCACCATTTAAGCTGTTCACCTTGCAAGAAACGAGTTTGCCCTTTAAAGAATGAAAAAAACCATTTGTGCATGAAATCTATCACGCCCCTTGAAGTCCTTAAAGCCGCTCACACTCTTTTAGAAAAGCCTTAA
- the fusA gene encoding elongation factor G: protein MARKTPLNRIRNIGIAAHIDAGKTTTSERILFYTGVSHKIGEVHDGAATMDWMEQEKERGITITSAATTCFWKDHQINLIDTPGHVDFTIEVERSMRVLDGAVSVFCSVGGVQPQSETVWRQANKYGVPRIVFVNKMDRIGANFYNVENQIKQRLKANPVPINIPIGAEDTFIGVIDLVQMKAIVWNNETMGAKYDVEEIPSDLLEKAKQYREKLVEAVAEQDEALMEKYLGGEELSVEEIKKGIKTGCLNMSLVPMLCGSSFKNKGVQTLLDAVIDYLPAPTEVVDIKGIDPKTEEEVFVKSSDDGEFAGLAFKIMTDPFVGQLTFVRVYRGKLESGSYVYNSTKDKKERVGRLLKMHSNKREDIKEVYAGEICAFVGLKDTLTGDTLCDEKNAVVLERMEFPEPVIHIAVEPKTKADQEKMGVALGKLAEEDPSFRVMTQEETGQTLIGGMGELHLEIIVDRLKREFKVEAEIGQPQVAFRETIRSSVSKEHKYAKQSGGRGQYGHVFIKLEPKEPGSGYEFVNEISGGVIPKEYIPAVDKGIQEAMQNGVLAGYPVVDFKVTLYDGSYHDVDSSEMAFKIAGSMAFKEASRAANPVLLEPMMKVEVEVPEEYMGDVIGDLNRRRGQINSMDDRLGLKIVNAFVPLVEMFGYSTDLRSATQGRGTYSMEFDHYGEVPSNIAKEIVEKRKG from the coding sequence ATGGCTAGAAAAACCCCATTAAATAGGATTAGGAATATCGGTATCGCCGCTCACATTGATGCCGGGAAAACCACCACTTCTGAAAGGATTTTATTCTATACAGGCGTGAGCCATAAGATTGGAGAAGTGCATGACGGTGCGGCGACAATGGACTGGATGGAGCAAGAAAAAGAAAGAGGGATCACTATTACTTCTGCGGCAACGACTTGCTTTTGGAAGGATCACCAAATCAATTTGATTGACACTCCAGGGCATGTGGATTTCACTATTGAAGTGGAACGATCCATGCGTGTGCTAGATGGTGCCGTTTCGGTATTTTGCTCGGTTGGGGGCGTGCAGCCTCAGAGCGAGACCGTGTGGCGTCAAGCGAATAAATACGGCGTGCCTAGGATTGTTTTTGTCAATAAAATGGATAGGATTGGGGCGAATTTCTATAATGTAGAAAACCAGATCAAGCAACGCTTGAAAGCTAATCCTGTGCCTATTAATATCCCTATTGGGGCTGAAGACACTTTTATTGGCGTGATTGATTTAGTCCAAATGAAAGCGATTGTTTGGAATAATGAAACTATGGGGGCCAAATACGATGTGGAAGAAATCCCTAGCGATTTGTTAGAAAAGGCTAAACAATACCGAGAAAAGCTTGTAGAAGCCGTAGCCGAGCAAGATGAAGCCTTGATGGAAAAGTATTTAGGCGGTGAAGAATTAAGTGTTGAAGAAATCAAAAAAGGCATTAAAACAGGTTGTTTGAACATGAGCCTTGTCCCTATGCTTTGTGGTTCTTCTTTTAAAAATAAAGGCGTGCAGACTTTATTAGACGCAGTCATTGATTACTTGCCAGCACCTACGGAGGTTGTGGATATTAAGGGGATTGATCCAAAAACTGAAGAAGAGGTTTTTGTGAAATCCAGCGATGATGGCGAGTTTGCCGGTTTGGCGTTTAAAATCATGACGGATCCTTTTGTGGGCCAGCTCACTTTTGTGCGCGTGTATCGTGGCAAGCTAGAATCCGGTAGCTATGTGTATAACTCCACCAAAGATAAAAAAGAGCGCGTGGGAAGACTTCTTAAAATGCACTCCAATAAGAGAGAAGACATTAAAGAAGTTTATGCGGGTGAGATTTGCGCATTTGTGGGCTTAAAAGACACGCTAACTGGGGACACGCTTTGCGATGAAAAGAACGCCGTCGTTTTAGAAAGGATGGAATTTCCTGAGCCGGTCATTCACATCGCTGTGGAGCCTAAAACGAAAGCAGACCAAGAAAAAATGGGTGTGGCGTTAGGCAAGCTTGCTGAAGAAGATCCAAGCTTTAGGGTGATGACTCAAGAAGAAACCGGGCAAACCCTTATTGGTGGCATGGGTGAATTGCACCTAGAAATCATTGTGGATAGATTAAAAAGAGAATTTAAGGTGGAAGCTGAAATCGGTCAGCCGCAAGTCGCCTTTAGAGAGACTATCCGCTCAAGCGTGAGCAAAGAGCATAAATACGCTAAGCAAAGTGGTGGTCGTGGGCAATACGGGCATGTGTTTATCAAGCTTGAGCCTAAAGAGCCTGGCAGTGGGTATGAATTTGTGAATGAAATTTCTGGGGGCGTGATCCCTAAAGAATATATCCCTGCGGTGGATAAGGGTATCCAAGAAGCGATGCAAAATGGCGTTTTGGCAGGCTATCCGGTGGTGGATTTTAAGGTTACCCTTTATGATGGGAGCTACCATGATGTGGATTCTTCAGAAATGGCGTTTAAAATCGCTGGCTCTATGGCGTTTAAAGAAGCGAGTCGTGCGGCTAACCCGGTTTTACTAGAGCCTATGATGAAAGTGGAAGTGGAAGTCCCTGAAGAATACATGGGCGATGTGATTGGCGATTTGAATAGAAGAAGAGGGCAAATCAATTCTATGGACGACCGATTAGGCTTGAAAATCGTGAATGCTTTTGTGCCATTGGTGGAAATGTTTGGTTATTCTACGGATTTACGATCAGCCACTCAAGGGCGTGGGACTTACTCTATGGAGTTTGATCATTATGGCGAAGTGCCTAGCAATATCGCTAAGGAAATTGTAGAAAAGCGCAAAGGCTGA
- the rpsG gene encoding 30S ribosomal protein S7 gives MRRRKAPVREVLGDPVYGNKVVTKFINKMMYDGKKSVAEKIIYKAFNKIEEKSGEKGIEVFEKALERVRPLVEVRSRRVGGATYQVPVEVRASRQQSLSIRWILEATRKRNERMMVDRLANELMDAASDKGAAFKKKEDVHKMAEANKAFAHYRW, from the coding sequence ATGAGAAGAAGAAAAGCACCCGTTAGGGAGGTTTTGGGCGATCCTGTTTATGGGAACAAAGTGGTTACTAAGTTTATCAATAAGATGATGTATGACGGCAAGAAAAGTGTAGCGGAAAAAATCATCTACAAAGCTTTTAATAAGATTGAAGAAAAAAGCGGTGAAAAAGGGATTGAAGTATTTGAAAAAGCCCTAGAAAGAGTGCGTCCTTTAGTGGAAGTGCGCAGCAGAAGAGTGGGTGGGGCCACCTATCAAGTGCCGGTAGAAGTGAGAGCGAGCCGCCAACAGTCGCTATCCATCCGTTGGATTTTAGAAGCGACCAGAAAACGCAATGAAAGGATGATGGTGGATAGATTGGCTAACGAGCTTATGGATGCAGCTAGCGATAAGGGTGCGGCTTTTAAGAAAAAAGAAGATGTGCATAAAATGGCAGAAGCGAATAAAGCGTTTGCGCACTACCGTTGGTAA
- the rpsL gene encoding 30S ribosomal protein S12 produces MPTINQLIRKERKKVVKKTKSPALVECPQRRGVCTRVYTTTPKKPNSALRKVAKVRLTSKFEVISYIPGEGHNLQEHSIVLVRGGRVKDLPGVKYHIVRGALDTAGVNKRTVSRSKYGTKKAKATDKKATDNKKK; encoded by the coding sequence GTGCCTACTATCAATCAGTTGATTAGAAAAGAAAGGAAAAAGGTGGTTAAAAAAACGAAATCACCTGCATTAGTGGAATGCCCTCAGAGAAGAGGGGTTTGTACTAGGGTTTATACGACTACCCCTAAAAAGCCTAACTCGGCTTTAAGAAAGGTCGCTAAGGTCCGTTTGACCAGTAAATTTGAAGTGATCAGTTACATCCCTGGTGAAGGGCATAACTTGCAAGAACACTCCATTGTGTTAGTGCGTGGGGGTAGGGTTAAGGATTTACCCGGTGTGAAATACCATATCGTTCGTGGCGCTTTAGACACTGCAGGGGTCAATAAAAGAACGGTTTCGCGCTCTAAATACGGGACTAAAAAAGCTAAAGCAACCGACAAGAAAGCAACAGACAACAAGAAAAAATAA